CCTCCATTAGTCCAGGCACAATATTGGAATGCTTAATGAGACCATGCAGTGACTGTGTTTTTCCTTCAGGGTGAAGccacacaaaccaaaaaaatacatatatatttacacagcAGGGTCGCCTGGGATGGAAATCTCTCCAGCCGTAAGGGAGCATCTAACAATCAGCATCATTATATCGTTGTACAGTTTTTAGAAACCAACAAGATAGCAAAAAGACTCAGAAGAACTCAgaacacactcaaaaacatcAACACTGACCTCAATGTCTTCACTTGCTGTGGGTGGGTAGCTAATTTAAAACTGTAATACAAAAGTGACTGAAGCTGCAGAAGCCGGTGTCATGTCAAATAGATCCAGACCACTCCCAACAGTTACTGGAGTCCAAAAACTTTTTGGAAGCAAGTTCAGATGTGGCTCTCTTAACCTGCTTTTGCTAACAAAGAATTGTCAGCCCTTACGCTCGGCAGTTGTAGGGCATGTTTTAAGCCAGTCTCAGCAACAGAATGATGCAATACAAAGAAACTACTTATATCATTTCAGGATTATTACTTACTGAGGACGTCTTCATATCATCACATCCATCAAATTATACTGTGCAGCTCCACAGTAATTCTTCAGCATGCGATGTGCACTGAGTAGCTAGATAACATTTTGAGAATTAATTGATATAACATGACACTGTAAAATATTCAGAAGGTTCCCACATACACCATAAACCACGTCATAAACACGAAGTGCTGCACCCAAACTTTCCAAAAAAGATACACAAATCAGCATTtgagaattaaataaaatccagGATAAAAGAGGACGGCTTTTCAAGGTCTtctgaaaaaatatgaaatgcaaGTAAACTGCCATGCTGCATTCTCCATTGCCTAGGATGAAGTTGTTCCCTGGAACAAGTTTGCCATCTGTTggaggaaaagtaaaaaaaaaaaaatctgtacattTAGGGGCGATGTAAATGGAGGGAGTTATGACAACTCTAGCTGGTCTGGAGgttattggggggggggggggggggggggtggggggggtgggttcaatgtatattcttttatttacatttatggcatttagaagACACTCTTGTCCAGAGCTTTGTAGTCAATGTCTGATCCGCATAAACGGGTTAAATACCAAGCGCAAAGaaccttacatttaaaaaccaaaagtaCAGTAAggaaaatacttttatttttgtaatggaGAAGTTCTGTATTTAGTCCAGTAGATTTATAGGGTGCACATATTCTAGCGGTGACTTCATATATTTGTATTGGAATGTCTTTGCCCACACTAGCAAAGTTCCTCCTCGTTTACATGTCTATATGATTTGTACCATGTCTGCTTTATCCATATTGTGAATACAACGTATGCTGTCAAGTGAAATTTGTCTAATTAATTTCTACATCAAACTTTAAGCATCTGTGTAAGAAAAACTATTAGATCACTCAATTACCAttcaaaaaatgtttcttcaaCAAGAAAAGAAACCACAGCCACGTTGTCATTAGAAAGGACAACTTTGTAAATGTTGAAGATGATACAGTAAGCAGTACATCCCAATTGATGGGATACCTTGATTGATTTAGTCTACACCAGGTCATGATCTAAATGTGCCATAaagtaatattaaaaaatgttcttcaaCACATGGAATGCTTTGTGACTGGAACCACAGAGTGATCAGGGGAAGTCAATAACTTGTATTGATAATAGCCAAATATCTTCACATGAAAATTCCAGACTATTCTATAGTATTATCAGTACAATAAGATGTATAACAGATGAAAAaggacaaagaaaaaacaattaTGTTCAGAAGaattttttaagaaaaacaaaagcaacattttcagAGATTAACAGTTTAAACGTTTAACATGCAACATCAGCAAAAATCTGTGCACACAATTATCACAAGTGCATAACATAAGGTTTATCTAAATTTTTAATATGAGGCTCTATGATAACACgggcagggggaaaaaatgagcattttaaaaagaaaacactcaGCAGTAAAATAAACATCTCGTTTATGAAAAGgagtacaaatgtacaaacgCCTATGCTACCAGAAGCTTTTTAAAAGTtgaacatttataacattagATGACAACAATAAATGGTGGATAAGCAAAATGTTGGAGTATGGAAGTATAAAAATAGCTGTAACAGTGTGTGATCGATTGTACTTGATGTCAAAGATGTACATTATTATACATAATCATACCCTCTCCTCTGTTTTGGAATAAAAGTACTGCACGATTctgcccaaaaaaaaacaaaaaaaacaaaaaaaaaacagttaacaaaaacacccacccccacccccaccctcaaCCCCAAGAAGTAGTATAAAAATCAAACTACTgataaaagtgaataaaatctATCTATACAATATGGAATCTTGGGCCTGGCGTAGCTACGATGTCACTGTACGGTTCTGGTTGGGAGAGCTCGATGGCTTGCTGCTTCTTGAGCACTAGGAAGCTGTAGAACTTGGCAGCAGCTTGcttcttgttgttgtttctgCAGAGTTCCAGCAGGCTGATGGACTGAGCTCCTGTCTTGGCCACAACCCGCTATGAacacaaagagaaaaacaattaaaacaagaaatatgTGAAGTGAGGACGCTGGCGAGTGGCAAACATCCactaaataatattataaagaGACAACTATTATGCAATCATGCTATTGACTTTCAAGCAAAATCAAGGCAACAATCACATTCATGTTAATCCAAATTACTTTCTATTTCACAATCAATAAAGAAACCAGCCACACTTGCCTGGAGACCATGAAGCATTTGCTGGGTCCTCTTATTCCAACGTTTCTCTTCTTGGTCCTGGTCTCCTCCCTGGCCGTCTTCCTCCTAATATAAgcaaaaacattatatatatatataaaaaaagaaaaaaacaaaacaactcaCCTCAATCAAtactgtactcacacacacaagatggTTTTAGAGGACGAATGTcagttattgaaaaaaaaaaaaaaaaaaagttcttacctcctcttcttcactgtCATTTTTGTCCTTCTCTTTGCCCTTCTCACCAAGCAGATCAAACTCAGGCACCAGGGTGCTAAGGTTAGCACTGCTGAGGTTGGCGCTACAGATGCTGGCAGTGTCTTCTGGAGGCATTTCCACCTGAGGCACATCCAGTTGTTGTGCCAATACAGATGGCTGATCCAATACAGCCAGCTACagatacaaatataaataataaatcgaATACCAATAACAATAATCGATTGGCAAGTGAAAACCTCTAAGACACATATGGTAACTCACAGGCATGATGTCCTCCTTGTCAGATTTGCGCTTGCCACGCTGCCTGGATGGTGGAGGCATGAGAGTCTCATCAGCCAGAATGGTTCTGCTGCCCTCAATGGAGGATGCCTGGAGCATGCTGGGCTCTTCCATAATTGTCTGATCTTTAAAAACCAAGAAACATGATCACCACAGTCTCCTTActgtatgtgttttctttcactCATGCTACAATGTTATTCATATGGAGAACTCACCAATGATGTCTCCTCTAGGCCCAAGAGGTTCCTCTCTGGGCACCTCAGGGTTCTCCAGCTCCTTCAGGAATTCATCCAGACTGTCAGCCTCACCTCCCTTCCTTCTCTTCCTCAGCTCATCAGGAACCAGTGGAGTCAGGCAGCGTGTGAACATCTGACAGGACCATAGAACACATGAAAGGACATTGAGgagatttttctttgtttaactTAACATTGCCCAGGTAATTGCAGATGTGTGTATATAGTATAAGAAAGCATCATTATGCAGGACAGCATAAGAAAAGACTAATATGGCCACCGATAAAATGGCATATGCAATCCATTAAGATGTAACTGCAGGTCGTACCTTGAGCAGCCTGTTGTTCCAGAGTGGCTGAGCGGGCAGAGAGAAGagcttctccacaccaccagtcTCCTTCCACATCATCAGTTTCTTGGTAGGTGGGGCCAGGTCCAGAGTGGTGACAATGTCAGAGTAATCGCTTAACTGAGCACGGATGGTCTTGCTGTCCAGCTCCTTTAGACTGTCAACAATCAGCTTTCTCTTCCGCTTTGCTTTAGTCTCCTTtactgtttaaaaataaataaaaataattagatAAATGATCTGAAGCAAATCTCTGAAATTAcaacaaatatgtaaaaagaaaaaaaaaatccctttacCAGTGATGTCGATGGGCTCCAGTGCAAAGGCTTCCTCTTCATTGGGTACCAGAGTGGTTTGTTCAGTCTGGTCAGCCATAGCAGGTAGCGGCTCTGCAGGGCCAGAGTCTGGACTGTCAGGAGCTCCAGCTGCTAAACCCAAacacaggagagagaaaaagagagagagaggggggggaaaaataaaCCTCAGAAAACCATATTTGGGTAACAAACAAATTATTGGTAAACATGATATTCAAAACCATTACAGCCTACCTGGTAATTAACAGAAATGAAGATAAAGAGATCACTTACGAGAAAAGTTATCgaagtcatcatcatcatctccatgGTCTGGGGGCATCATCACACTGTCTGTGATAGTTGGTGGATCATCAAAAATTCCACCACCATCTTCATTGCTAAGGAGCTTATCAACTGAAATATCACAGAGATAAAGTATTTTCATTATGGGTTGCCAGGGGTATCGAAAGAAATTATAAAGAAAATGCCTTATGCTGATACAGCAACAATCACAAATGCTAAAAACCACTGATTACATCCACAGACAGGAGATGCTGAAGCTAATGTGTGTTTCATCAAATGGAACTGaacagtgatttatttttgcattggcactaaaaaaacatgtaaaaaacaaGGCTAATTAAACTGAAGCGCTTTACAAATTTGACTAGCTTGTGAATGTACTTATCTGAAGCAGctaattaaacatttcaaattCCTTTCAGCATGCAAAAGGTAATATGCAGTACTCAGTATATACAGATTTTCCACATATTCAAATCATATTCAAGTAGGTAGAAACATTTCTGTCTGGATTATCAAGTTTACTCTGTTCTAGGAAAAGACCCCTATTTTTTATGATCCATCATGCCCCTCACCAAGCATTCCTCCATCA
This genomic stretch from Denticeps clupeoides chromosome 5, fDenClu1.1, whole genome shotgun sequence harbors:
- the LOC114790537 gene encoding double-strand-break repair protein rad21 homolog A-like isoform X2 → MFYAHFVLSKRGPLAKIWLAAHWDKKLTKAHVFECNLESSVESIISPKVKMALRTSGHLLLGVVRIYHRKAKYLLADCNEAFIKIKMAFRPGVVDLPEDNREAAYNAITLPEEFHDFDQPLPDLDDIDVAQQFTLNQSRVEEITMREEVGNINLLQDNDFGDFGMDDREIMREENAFEVDIIHGSTSSNLLLEAEPSTANLPDKSNQMDYDDFGDNMGNSDGGMLVDKLLSNEDGGGIFDDPPTITDSVMMPPDHGDDDDDFDNFSPGAPDSPDSGPAEPLPAMADQTEQTTLVPNEEEAFALEPIDITVKETKAKRKRKLIVDSLKELDSKTIRAQLSDYSDIVTTLDLAPPTKKLMMWKETGGVEKLFSLPAQPLWNNRLLKMFTRCLTPLVPDELRKRRKGGEADSLDEFLKELENPEVPREEPLGPRGDIIDQTIMEEPSMLQASSIEGSRTILADETLMPPPSRQRGKRKSDKEDIMPLAVLDQPSVLAQQLDVPQVEMPPEDTASICSANLSSANLSTLVPEFDLLGEKGKEKDKNDSEEEEEEDGQGGDQDQEEKRWNKRTQQMLHGLQRVVAKTGAQSISLLELCRNNNKKQAAAKFYSFLVLKKQQAIELSQPEPYSDIVATPGPRFHIV
- the LOC114790537 gene encoding double-strand-break repair protein rad21 homolog A-like isoform X1 yields the protein MFYAHFVLSKRGPLAKIWLAAHWDKKLTKAHVFECNLESSVESIISPKVKMALRTSGHLLLGVVRIYHRKAKYLLADCNEAFIKIKMAFRPGVVDLPEDNREAAYNAITLPEEFHDFDQPLPDLDDIDVAQQFTLNQSRVEEITMREEVGNINLLQDNDFGDFGMDDREIMREENAFEVDIIHGSTSSNLLLEAEPSTANLPDKSNQMDYDDFGDNMGNSDGGMLVDKLLSNEDGGGIFDDPPTITDSVMMPPDHGDDDDDFDNFSPAGAPDSPDSGPAEPLPAMADQTEQTTLVPNEEEAFALEPIDITVKETKAKRKRKLIVDSLKELDSKTIRAQLSDYSDIVTTLDLAPPTKKLMMWKETGGVEKLFSLPAQPLWNNRLLKMFTRCLTPLVPDELRKRRKGGEADSLDEFLKELENPEVPREEPLGPRGDIIDQTIMEEPSMLQASSIEGSRTILADETLMPPPSRQRGKRKSDKEDIMPLAVLDQPSVLAQQLDVPQVEMPPEDTASICSANLSSANLSTLVPEFDLLGEKGKEKDKNDSEEEEEEDGQGGDQDQEEKRWNKRTQQMLHGLQRVVAKTGAQSISLLELCRNNNKKQAAAKFYSFLVLKKQQAIELSQPEPYSDIVATPGPRFHIV